A single genomic interval of Electrophorus electricus isolate fEleEle1 chromosome 4, fEleEle1.pri, whole genome shotgun sequence harbors:
- the c4h15orf61 gene encoding uncharacterized protein C15orf61 homolog isoform X2 → MEKILRKIHHVFLKLALFPRTFRTKRPRPLASEVLTCHLAQRKLPPWTSFCVRYSAVVNDQFGLSNFNWKVQGANYHILRTGAFPFIKYHCTKAPPQNLDFENKFFGLLKVINLGIPCLAYGLGSWMVVRVTETVQTSAGPVTVYFAYKEVDGAQY, encoded by the exons ATGGAAAAAATTCTGCGGAAAATCCACCACGTTTTTTTGAAGCTCGCACTCTTCCCACGTACATTTCGGACTAAACGTCCTCGGCCTCTTGCTTCAGAAGTGCTAACATGCCATCTTGCACAACGCAAACTCCCACCCTGGACCTCCTTCTGCGTGCGTTACAGCGCTGTGGTGAACGACCAATTTGGCTTGTCCAACTTCAATTGGAAAGTGCAGGGAGCCAACTACCATATTCTCAGGACGGGAGCTTTTCCCTTCATCAAGTACCACTGTACCAAAGCACCTCCACAGAACCTTGACTTTGAGAACAAATTCTTTGGTTTACTGAAAGTCATCAATCTAG GTATTCCATGTCTGGCATATGGCCTAGGCTCTTGGATGGTAGTTCGGGTAACAGAAACTGTGCAAACGTCTGCAGGCCCAGTCACTGTTTATTTTGCGTATAAGGAGGTAGATGGTGCACAGTACTAA
- the c4h15orf61 gene encoding uncharacterized protein C15orf61 homolog isoform X1 — protein MYADIVHFGTTEAMEKILRKIHHVFLKLALFPRTFRTKRPRPLASEVLTCHLAQRKLPPWTSFCVRYSAVVNDQFGLSNFNWKVQGANYHILRTGAFPFIKYHCTKAPPQNLDFENKFFGLLKVINLGIPCLAYGLGSWMVVRVTETVQTSAGPVTVYFAYKEVDGAQY, from the exons ATGTATGCAGACATTGTACACTTTGGAACCACCGAAGCAATGGAAAAAATTCTGCGGAAAATCCACCACGTTTTTTTGAAGCTCGCACTCTTCCCACGTACATTTCGGACTAAACGTCCTCGGCCTCTTGCTTCAGAAGTGCTAACATGCCATCTTGCACAACGCAAACTCCCACCCTGGACCTCCTTCTGCGTGCGTTACAGCGCTGTGGTGAACGACCAATTTGGCTTGTCCAACTTCAATTGGAAAGTGCAGGGAGCCAACTACCATATTCTCAGGACGGGAGCTTTTCCCTTCATCAAGTACCACTGTACCAAAGCACCTCCACAGAACCTTGACTTTGAGAACAAATTCTTTGGTTTACTGAAAGTCATCAATCTAG GTATTCCATGTCTGGCATATGGCCTAGGCTCTTGGATGGTAGTTCGGGTAACAGAAACTGTGCAAACGTCTGCAGGCCCAGTCACTGTTTATTTTGCGTATAAGGAGGTAGATGGTGCACAGTACTAA